Genomic DNA from Nitrosospira lacus:
AACAAAACGCTGGCGGCTCAGCTCTACGCAGAAATGCGCGAGTTTTTCCCTGAAAACGCCATCGAGTACTTTGTCTCCTATTACGACTATTATCAACCGGAGGCCTATGTCCCTTCGCGCGACCTGTTCATCGAGAAGGATTCCAGCATTAACGAACACATCGAGCAAATGCGCCTGTCCGCCACCAAGGCACTGCTTGAGCGGGATGATGCCATAATTGTCGCCACCGTATCATGCATATACGGTATCGGCGACCCAGTGGATTATCACGGCATGATTCTGCATCTGCGCGAAAATGAAAAAATCACCCAGCGCGAAGCCATACAACGCCTGATTGAAATGCAGTATGAGCGCAATGAGTTTGAGTTCGGCCGTGGAACCTTCAGGGTGAGGGGTGACGTGCTCGACATATTTCCGGCGGAAAGTTCGGAAACCGCGGTGCGCGTCTCGCTGTTTGACGATATTGTCGAAAGCATGGTGTTGTTCGATCCTCTCACCGGACGCACGCTGAAGCAAGTATCGCGCTATACGGTTTATCCCTCCAGCCACTATGTAACGCCTCGGAGCACTACGTTGCGCGCCATCGGTACCATCAAGGACGAACTGAGAGAGCGCATCGATTTTTTCCAGAAAAACCATAAGCTCGTGGAGCTGCAACGTATCGAACAGCGCACTCGCTTTGATCTGGAAATGCTCAATGAACTGGGTTTCTGCAAAGGCATCGAAAATTACTCGCGGCACCTTTCGGGGAAAAAACCGGGGCAGCCGCCGCCTACTCTGATAGATTATCTGCGCCCCGATACGCTGATGGTGATTGATGAGAGCCATGTGACCATCCCGCAGGTGGGTGGAATGTACAAGGGAGATCGTTCCCGCAAGGAAAATCTGGTGGAATATGGCTTTCGCCTGCCTTCCGCACTGGATAACCGGCCATTGCGGTTCGATGAATTCAGGAAAATGATGCCGCAAACGGTATTTGTCTCCGCAACCCCTGCGGAGTTCGAGCGTGTGCACAGTGGCCAGGTGGTGGAACAGGTTGTGCGCCCCACCGGTCTGGTGGACCCTCAGATCGAGATTCGTCCCGCAACTACCCAGGTCGACGACCTCATGTCGGAAGTCGGCCTGCGCACTGCAAAGGGCGAGCGGGTGTTGGTGACAACGCTGACCAAGCGCATGGCCGAGGATTTGACCGATTATTTTTCCGATCATGGCATCAAAGTGCGCTACCTCCATTCCGATATCGATACCGTGGAGCGGGTGGAGATCATTCGTGATTTGCGGCTGGGAAAATTCGACGTGCTGGTGGGTATCAATCTTCTGCGGGAAGGATTGGACATTCCGGAAGTGTCGCTGGTAGCGATACTGGATGCCGACAAGGAAGGATTTCTGCGTTCCGAACGCTCACTGATCCAGACGATAGGCCGGGCAGCGCGCCATATCAATGGCACTGCGCTTCTCTACGCCGATAAGATTACCGATTCCATGCGTCGCGCCATGGATGAAACCGAGCGGCGGCGCAATAAACAAATCCTGTTTAATCTTGAGCATGGCATTACGCCGCGAAGCGTGCACAAACGTGTCAAGGATTTGATCGATGGCGTTTACAACATTGAAACCGCGCAACAGCATTTAAAGGCGGCACAGGTACAAGCCCGTTATGATTCCATGAGCGAGGTGCAACTGGCGAAAGAAATCAAGCTGCTGGAAAAGCAGATGCTGGATGCAGCAAAGAATCTTGAATTCGAGCAAGCAGCGCAATATCGTGATGAGTTAAAAAGATTAAAAAACAAGCTGTTCGTAGGATTTGTTGAACCTGAACCTGAGGTAAGCCGGGAAAAGACAGAACCGGCCCTCAGGAAGGTGAATAAATAACTTTTAAATCAATTACATGAATCGGAGTATTAAAGTTAATTCATACCTATTTGACGATTGTGGCAGAGTTGACAAAAATAATCTGATCGAAGGTACGATTCAGTGTTTTGCTATAGAAGTTTTTCATGACCAGACTTTGCTCGAAACGCACACGATCACCCGCCTTTACCCGGGTCGTGGGTGCCGCAATCCAGAAACGTTTTTCGGTGGTCGCCAATTCCATATAGGTATAGTCTGGAGCATCCAGGGTTGAAAGGACTTTGCCTTCGTTGGCCGGCATTCCTGCTGCCGTGTTCGTAGCACTGCCTCCCGCCTTCTCGGCAGCCGCATGCAACGGGCTCGCCAGCGCGATCCCGATGGAGAAAGCGACCGCAATATAAGATATTTTCAAAACCGCCTCCAATTTTATTGGGTAAATTTTCCAGACGGCATGATACACCTCAATTCTCCGGATTTCCAATTGAAATACCCAAGGTAATGGCGGGAGGCTCGCTTGTAGATCCAATTGCGATGGGGTGTTCCGGTATTGAGAAATCCTGTTCCGGATAAGTGGGAGTAGGGCTGGGCGGTAACGAAAATAAATTTCTGAACGTCCCCGCGAAGCATGTTGCTGGTAAAATCAAACGATACTATAAACATCAAGGCATGGAGGCCGGATTATGGAATTTGAATGGAAAGTGGTTGATGAGCACCATCAGGAGGTATTTGCAGACAAGCATGTCAGAGGTTTGCTATGGGTTACATCCGCCGGTTTTTCATTTTGGCATAGCTATCCCAACCCGGCGGTGGATCTCTCCCATGTAAAGACTATCGACGAGGCAAAAAAGATTGTAGAAACCACGCTGCGATTAGAGGAATACTCACCACCGGCAAGCTAAGCCAGCGGCAATATGCTCCATCGATGCTCGTTTTAAGGTTTCTTAAGGCTTTCCAGTCCAGGGGTCGATTCGGGTATCGTTCCGGGAGCTCGTCCGGGAATCTGCTCCAGGAACATTCCGGGGATCAAAGACAAAAATGGAGGGGGCTGAACTATCCAGCAGGGTCGACGAACCTGGCGAGGTTCGTTGCATCACCGTAACGCTTGGGCCCAGCAACGATTCGGTCGCGGCCTGAGCGGGTTGTGACGAAGATTGTCCGGCGTTGATACCCGCCGGTGCATTTTTCCGTGCGCAAATTGCAGCGCCTTCTTCTGCGCTCCTTCCCGCTTTCTGCTCCGCGGCTTCACAGGCCAGCGTTTGATAGACAGACATGAATTTCGATGCTTCCGCGTAACGGCCGGTTTTCATCAGTTCTTGCACGTGAAGCTGGGCTTCCCTGAATTTGCTTTGAGCATCTGGTGATTGATAAATTGGATTTGTTTCCTGGGCCTGTGCAATGGTTGCAGTCAGCGCCATGAAGATAGCCGGAATGATAAACTTCACGTCTTCTCCTTCTTATTGAGAAAGGCTGGGCTCCAGTCCAAGAAGAAGACGTCGCCCATAGTTTCTATAACCAGAACAATATCCCGAAATATAGCTCAATGTTACTCTATTGACAGACTGCGGCGGTGAAACGTGATTGCCAATTGCCAACGTTTCATATTATCAATTATAGAAGGTGGAATATATATTTATCAATGGCTGTTGTGGCTTGGAAATCAAAGAAAAACTGGAGGGCAAGAGAGAGGAGTTCAAATACTGCGACGCCGGAACGAAGCTTATGAGCAGGATCTCGAAGCGTCCGGGGTGGAAGGCGATATGGTGGACCAGGAATATGTTGTTTCAGATTGGATTCACGCAGGAAGAGAATCCGCAGCCAGGACCTTACCGGCGTGAAATATCAATCAGGCAAATCAAACCCGATACCGATTTGATCATCACATCGACTTTCGGGATTCAACTAACAAGAAAATGCAAACCACGGGCTGTGTAAATAGTCCTCATGCGTAGCTTTTTCATTGCTTGCGGTTGCGCGCCGCAAATAGACCAATCAAACCAATACCAACGAGTATGAGGCTGCCGGGCTCGGGCACTGTGCTTACATTGCTGAATTGCACAGGCAATTGATCGTGATGCTTTAGGCGATCACTGTCCCACGTAGGGCGGGTAACAATGGAATCCGGTAGGCGCCCAGGCGGCGGGGTCCATCCTTTACCAGGGGTCTGCCGATGCTTTCTATGGGATGGATGATCGGGATTTTTACCTGATGCATTACCCGACGTTGGATTCCATTCTTTATCAAAGGCTTTGGTATTTGTCCGGTCCGATTGGCTCTTGTCTTTTTCCCCCGCCTGCACTCCGCTTATTGCCAGAACACCCATTAATAGCGTGATCCCGATCTTTGCGCGCATTATTATTTTTCCTTATTAAAATTAATTCTCCATCATTTCAGCATCAAGAATATTTCTCCAAACCTTATGAAGCAATAACCGTGCCAGTTGTTTTTTCTTTTTAAGGCCCTGAAAAATAGAGAAAAAATTACCAGGAAGGAAATCTCTTCAAGTGAACGTAAAAGTTTCTGACAAGTAATGCAAGTGTTGTCAGAAACTTAATTTGAAGATAAACAAGAAGTCGGGGATTTGAAACGGTTTCTGAGTAGCTGACGTAGACATAAAAGAGGCCCGGCAAGGAGTAGTTGGCCTGTGCCGGGCCAGTGGTATCTACTACAAGAGGGAGAAAAAAGCAGATACCAGTGCGTATTATCTTCTCCCTCGACCTTAACTTCTGTACGGAGCCAC
This window encodes:
- a CDS encoding NrfJ-related protein, giving the protein MKISYIAVAFSIGIALASPLHAAAEKAGGSATNTAAGMPANEGKVLSTLDAPDYTYMELATTEKRFWIAAPTTRVKAGDRVRFEQSLVMKNFYSKTLNRTFDQIIFVNSATIVK
- the uvrB gene encoding excinuclease ABC subunit UvrB, whose product is MIITFPNSPYKLHQSFSPAGDQPEAIDKLMEGIEDGLAFQTLLGVTGSGKTFTMAHVIARLGRPAIIMAPNKTLAAQLYAEMREFFPENAIEYFVSYYDYYQPEAYVPSRDLFIEKDSSINEHIEQMRLSATKALLERDDAIIVATVSCIYGIGDPVDYHGMILHLRENEKITQREAIQRLIEMQYERNEFEFGRGTFRVRGDVLDIFPAESSETAVRVSLFDDIVESMVLFDPLTGRTLKQVSRYTVYPSSHYVTPRSTTLRAIGTIKDELRERIDFFQKNHKLVELQRIEQRTRFDLEMLNELGFCKGIENYSRHLSGKKPGQPPPTLIDYLRPDTLMVIDESHVTIPQVGGMYKGDRSRKENLVEYGFRLPSALDNRPLRFDEFRKMMPQTVFVSATPAEFERVHSGQVVEQVVRPTGLVDPQIEIRPATTQVDDLMSEVGLRTAKGERVLVTTLTKRMAEDLTDYFSDHGIKVRYLHSDIDTVERVEIIRDLRLGKFDVLVGINLLREGLDIPEVSLVAILDADKEGFLRSERSLIQTIGRAARHINGTALLYADKITDSMRRAMDETERRRNKQILFNLEHGITPRSVHKRVKDLIDGVYNIETAQQHLKAAQVQARYDSMSEVQLAKEIKLLEKQMLDAAKNLEFEQAAQYRDELKRLKNKLFVGFVEPEPEVSREKTEPALRKVNK
- a CDS encoding PEP-CTERM sorting domain-containing protein, which gives rise to MRAKIGITLLMGVLAISGVQAGEKDKSQSDRTNTKAFDKEWNPTSGNASGKNPDHPSHRKHRQTPGKGWTPPPGRLPDSIVTRPTWDSDRLKHHDQLPVQFSNVSTVPEPGSLILVGIGLIGLFAARNRKQ